One stretch of Caloenas nicobarica isolate bCalNic1 chromosome 4, bCalNic1.hap1, whole genome shotgun sequence DNA includes these proteins:
- the CTSO gene encoding cathepsin O isoform X2, whose amino-acid sequence MGMLVLALLCCLLRAGSAALLAPAGTRLGEEGGGPGRPPGDAGGREKAAAAAALRESTKRIRLLNSSSKDNMTAFYGINQFSHLFPEEFKAIYLRSIPHKLPRYIKVPKGEEKPLPKKFDWRDKKVIAEVRNQQTTKVKLVRDSQYTFKAQTGLCHYFGHSDFGVSITGFAAYDFSGQEEEMMRMLINWGPLAVTVDAVSWQDYLGGIIQYHCSSGRANHAVLITGFDRTGSIPYWIVQNSWGPTWGIDGYVRVKIGSNVCGIADTVSSVFV is encoded by the exons ATGGGGATGTTGGTGCTGGCGCttctgtgctgcctgctgcgggcgggcagcgccgcccTCCTGGCGCCTGCAGGCACCCGGCTTGGGGAGGagggcggcgggccgggccgcccgccgGGGGACGCAGGCGGCCGGGAGAAagcagcggcagcggcggccCTGCGG gaaagcactAAAAGAATTAGATTACTGAATTCATCTTCAAAAGATAATATGACTGCTTTCTATGGAATAAACCAGTTTTCTCACCTATTTCCTGAAGAGTTCAAAG CTATTTACTTAAGAAGCATACCTCACAAACTTCCCAGATACATAAAAGTGccaaagggagaggaaaaaccTTTGCCAAAGAAGTTTGACTGGAGGGACAAGAAAGTCATTGCAGAAGTGAGAAATCAGCAAACA ACAAAAGTAAAACTCGTGAGAGATTCACAATACACTTTTAAAGCTCAGACAGGACTGTGCCATTATTTTGGTCACTCGGATTTTGGAGTTTCGATAACAGGATTTGCTGCATATGACTTCAG TgggcaggaagaagaaatgatgAGGATGCTCATTAACTGGGGTCCTTTGGCAGTAACAGTAGATGCGGTCAGCTGGCAGGATTATCTTGGGGGGATCATACAGTATCACTGCTCTAGTGGAAGAGCAAATCATGCTGTTCTCATCACTGGTTTTGACAGAACAG GTAGTATCCCTTACTGGATTGTACAGAACTCTTGGGGGCCTACGTGGGGAATAGATGGCTATGTTCGTGTTAAGATAGGCAGCAACGTCTGCG GTATAGCAGATACAGTTTCATCGGTATTTGTTTGA
- the CTSO gene encoding cathepsin O isoform X1, producing the protein MGMLVLALLCCLLRAGSAALLAPAGTRLGEEGGGPGRPPGDAGGREKAAAAAALRESTKRIRLLNSSSKDNMTAFYGINQFSHLFPEEFKAIYLRSIPHKLPRYIKVPKGEEKPLPKKFDWRDKKVIAEVRNQQTCGGCWAFSVVGGIESAYAIKGHNLEELSVQQVIDCSYNNYGCSGGSTVSALSWLNQTKVKLVRDSQYTFKAQTGLCHYFGHSDFGVSITGFAAYDFSGQEEEMMRMLINWGPLAVTVDAVSWQDYLGGIIQYHCSSGRANHAVLITGFDRTGSIPYWIVQNSWGPTWGIDGYVRVKIGSNVCGIADTVSSVFV; encoded by the exons ATGGGGATGTTGGTGCTGGCGCttctgtgctgcctgctgcgggcgggcagcgccgcccTCCTGGCGCCTGCAGGCACCCGGCTTGGGGAGGagggcggcgggccgggccgcccgccgGGGGACGCAGGCGGCCGGGAGAAagcagcggcagcggcggccCTGCGG gaaagcactAAAAGAATTAGATTACTGAATTCATCTTCAAAAGATAATATGACTGCTTTCTATGGAATAAACCAGTTTTCTCACCTATTTCCTGAAGAGTTCAAAG CTATTTACTTAAGAAGCATACCTCACAAACTTCCCAGATACATAAAAGTGccaaagggagaggaaaaaccTTTGCCAAAGAAGTTTGACTGGAGGGACAAGAAAGTCATTGCAGAAGTGAGAAATCAGCAAACA TGTGGAGGCTGCTGGGCTTTCAGTGTTGTGGGTGGTATAGAGTCTGCCTATGCAATTAAAGGACATAACCTGGAAGAGCTCAGTGTGCAGCAGGTTATTGACTGTTCATACAATAATTACGGCTGCAGTGGGGGATCCACTGTTAGTGCTTTGAGCTGGCTGAACCAG ACAAAAGTAAAACTCGTGAGAGATTCACAATACACTTTTAAAGCTCAGACAGGACTGTGCCATTATTTTGGTCACTCGGATTTTGGAGTTTCGATAACAGGATTTGCTGCATATGACTTCAG TgggcaggaagaagaaatgatgAGGATGCTCATTAACTGGGGTCCTTTGGCAGTAACAGTAGATGCGGTCAGCTGGCAGGATTATCTTGGGGGGATCATACAGTATCACTGCTCTAGTGGAAGAGCAAATCATGCTGTTCTCATCACTGGTTTTGACAGAACAG GTAGTATCCCTTACTGGATTGTACAGAACTCTTGGGGGCCTACGTGGGGAATAGATGGCTATGTTCGTGTTAAGATAGGCAGCAACGTCTGCG GTATAGCAGATACAGTTTCATCGGTATTTGTTTGA
- the TDO2 gene encoding tryptophan 2,3-dioxygenase encodes MSGCPFTGNNYLFNFNKLSLEDEKEDKSQEGINKASKGGLVYGDYLQLNKILNAQELQSEKKGKKIHDEHLFIVTHQAYELWFKQILWEMDSVRVIFQNGHVRDERNMLKVITRMNRISMILKLLVEQFSVLETMTALDFFDFRYYLSPASGFQSLQFRLLENKIGVPQSLRVPYNRRHYRDNFKGQDYELLLKSEQEPTLLQLVEAWLERTPGLEAEGFDFWGQFEVNVLKGLEEEFALVQAKPESEEKDDLLSEFQKQKDVLLSLFDEKRHEHLLSKGERRLSYKALKGALMIYFYREEPRFQVPFQLLTSLMDIDVLMTKWRYNHVCMVHRMIGSKAGTGGSSGYQYLRSTVSDRYKVFVDLFNLSTFLVPRHWIPKMNPTIHKFLYTAEYCDSSYFSSDDSD; translated from the exons ATGAGCGGGTGCCCCTTCACAGGGAACAACTACCT ATTTAATTTTAACAAGCTATCTttggaagatgaaaaagaagacaaatcACAAGAAGGGATAAATAAAGCCAGCAAAGGTGGCCTTGTCTATGGAGATTACCTACAA ctgaaCAAAATATTGAATGCTCAAGAACTTCAGagtgagaagaaaggaaaaaaaatccatgatgAGCATCTTTTCATTGTGACGCATCAAG CTTATGAACTTTGGTTTAAGCAGATTCTGTGGGAAATGGACTCCGTGCGAGTGATCTTTCAAAATGGCCAC GTAAGAGATGAGAGGAACATGCTGAAGGTTATTACTCGAATGAACAGAATTTCAATGATTCTGAAATTACTTGTGGAACAGTTCTCAGTTTTGGAAACTATGACTGCATTGGACTTCTTTGATTTCAG ATACTACCTAAGCCCAGCCTCAGGTTTCCAGAGCCTGCAGTTTCGCTTGCTAGAGAACAAAATTGGTGTTCCTCAAAGTCTGAGAGTCCCCTATAACAGAAGGCATTATCGCGATAACTTCAAGGGACAGGATTATGAGCTACTGCTTAAATCAGAGCAAGAACCAACACTACTGCAACTTGTGGAG gCATGGCTGGAAAGAACTCCAGGACTCGAGGCAGAAGGATTTGATTTCTGGGGACAATTTGAAGTGAATGTTTTAAAAGGTCTAGAAGAGGAATTTGCCTTGGTGCAG GCCAAACCAGAATCGGAAGAAAAAGATGACTTATTATCTGAattccagaaacagaaagatgtATTACTTTCGTTATTTGATGAAAAACGCCATGAACACCTGCTTAGTAAAG GAGAAAGACGACTGTCTTATAAAGCACTGAAGGGTGCCTTGATGATCTACTTCTACAG gGAGGAGCCTCGCTTTCAGGTTCCCTTTCAGCTTCTTACCTCCCTCATGGATATCGATGTGCTCATGACCAAGTGGAGAT ATAACCACGTCTGCATGGTGCACAGAATGATTGGCAGCAAGGCTGGCACCGGAGGCTCCTCAGGCTACCAGTATTTGCGCTCAACAGTGAG TGACAGATACAAGGTGTTTGTGGATTTGTTCAATCTTTCAACGTTTCTAGTGCCAAGACACTGGATACCAAAGATGAATCCAACCATTCACAAATTCCTTTACACAGCAGAATACTGCGACAGCTCCTATTTTAGCAGCGACGACTCTGACTAG